Proteins from a single region of Roseateles sp. XES5:
- a CDS encoding type II toxin-antitoxin system RelE/ParE family toxin encodes MPVWTLEYVEAAEHDFALIFDHLLSAYLDLGDTLDDALDRAAERLRDLRRQIDRLVETPHIGTLRPDIYPGIRFLRRDKAAIWFLPVEDRSTIVVAAVFYGAQDHIRHMLARMLTA; translated from the coding sequence ATGCCCGTCTGGACCCTTGAATATGTCGAGGCGGCCGAGCACGATTTCGCGCTGATCTTCGACCACCTGCTTAGCGCCTATCTCGACCTCGGCGACACGTTGGACGATGCCCTTGACCGTGCGGCCGAGCGGTTGCGCGACTTGCGCCGCCAAATCGACCGCTTGGTCGAGACGCCCCATATCGGCACCCTCAGACCCGACATCTATCCCGGTATCCGGTTCCTCCGACGGGACAAGGCGGCGATTTGGTTCCTGCCGGTCGAGGACCGTTCCACCATCGTCGTCGCGGCCGTCTTCTACGGCGCACAGGACCATATCAGGCACATGCTTGCACGCATGCTGACGGCCTAG
- a CDS encoding type II toxin-antitoxin system ParD family antitoxin — MSVKSSISLTEQQDAFARSLVESGRYSSLSSVLQQGLELLRQKTETETAEADSLRELLQRRLNGPTRSAADMEGRVEALIARKKRDARLDP; from the coding sequence ATGAGCGTCAAGTCGTCGATATCGCTGACGGAGCAGCAGGATGCCTTTGCCCGGTCTCTGGTGGAGAGCGGGCGCTATTCGAGCCTGAGCTCGGTCCTCCAGCAAGGCCTGGAGCTGCTTCGCCAGAAGACCGAAACGGAGACGGCCGAGGCGGATTCGCTGCGCGAGCTGCTCCAGCGGCGGCTGAACGGCCCGACGCGATCGGCCGCGGACATGGAAGGCCGCGTCGAGGCTCTCATCGCACGCAAGAAGCGCGATGCCCGTCTGGACCCTTGA
- a CDS encoding LysR family transcriptional regulator codes for MDQLSAMRAFLRVVETGSFTGASAALGMPKATVSNLIQNLESRLQTKLLNRTTRRVIVTTDGALYYERANQIVSDLDELDGSLSHSRNNPGGRLRVEMAGAFADVLVIPELGDFHEKYPDIQIDLGVGDRTVDYLAENVDCALRGGAPGNASLIARRVGEMGLVVCAAPAYIQRFGMPGHPSELAAAHHCVNYFLAQNNRIMAFEFRRDGEAVEVDSRYIVSVNDARTYLAAALAGLGVALLPCFMARDAIAEGTLIPVLPDWDVEPVPLYIVYPPNRHLSNKVRVFVDWLVRLLARTELTAQARTVDKGATG; via the coding sequence ATGGATCAGCTTTCTGCGATGCGCGCCTTCCTCCGGGTCGTGGAGACAGGCAGCTTCACCGGCGCCTCCGCCGCGCTCGGCATGCCCAAGGCGACGGTCAGCAACCTCATCCAGAATCTGGAAAGCCGCCTGCAGACCAAGCTCCTCAACCGCACCACCCGCCGCGTGATCGTGACGACGGACGGAGCGCTCTATTACGAGCGGGCGAACCAGATCGTCTCCGATCTCGACGAGCTGGACGGCAGCCTCTCCCATTCGCGCAACAATCCGGGCGGACGTCTGCGCGTGGAAATGGCCGGCGCCTTCGCCGATGTCCTCGTCATTCCCGAACTCGGCGACTTCCATGAGAAATACCCCGATATCCAGATCGATCTCGGCGTCGGCGACCGGACGGTGGATTATCTGGCGGAGAATGTCGACTGCGCGCTGCGCGGCGGCGCGCCGGGCAATGCCTCGCTGATCGCTCGCCGCGTCGGGGAGATGGGCCTCGTCGTCTGTGCGGCGCCCGCCTATATCCAGCGCTTCGGCATGCCGGGGCATCCGTCGGAGCTGGCCGCTGCCCATCATTGCGTGAACTACTTTCTCGCCCAGAACAACCGCATCATGGCCTTCGAGTTCAGGCGGGACGGCGAGGCGGTCGAGGTCGACAGCCGCTACATCGTCTCCGTCAACGATGCCCGCACCTATCTTGCCGCGGCCCTTGCCGGCCTCGGCGTCGCGCTGCTGCCCTGTTTCATGGCACGCGATGCGATCGCAGAGGGCACGCTCATCCCCGTCCTGCCCGACTGGGACGTCGAGCCCGTTCCACTCTACATCGTCTATCCACCCAACCGTCATCTCAGCAACAAGGTCCGCGTCTTCGTCGACTGGCTCGTCCGCCTGCTCGCGCGCACGGAACTGACGGCCCAGGCCCGGACGGTTGACAAAGGTGCTACTGGGTAG